The following is a genomic window from Sutcliffiella horikoshii.
TGTTAATACATTGATCGTCTTTGATGCAGATAGAATGGGATTGTCCCAGCTTTATCAGCTTAGAGGTCGTGTCGGAAGGTCAAATCGTGTGGCATATGCTTATTTCACGTATCGAAAAGATAAAGTGCTCACAGAAGTGGCCGAGAAACGACTGCAATCTATCAAAGAATTCACAGAGCTTGGTTCAGGATTCAAAATTGCCATGCGTGATCTCTCCATTCGGGGAGCCGGAAATCTGCTAGGTGCCCAGCAACACGGATTTATCGATTCTGTCGGTTTTGATATGTATTCCCAGATGCTAAAAGAGGCAATTGAGCAACGCCAAGGTCCGAAAGATGCGAAAAAAACGCATGAAATCTCCATTGACGTGGAGCTTGATGCGTACATTCCTGAGTCCTACATCCCGGACAGTAAGCAAAAGATTGATATGTATAAGCGCTTCCGCGGATTAGAGTCAAAAGAGGATCTTGTTGAGCTTCAAGATGAAATGAAGGACCGTTTCGGAAACTATCCAAAAGAGGTTGATTACTTATTCCAAGTATCAGAGATGAGAGTCTATGGTCTGAAGGAAAAAGTGGATTCCATCAAACAAACAAAACAAGAGTTGGTCATTCTTCTTTCTGAGGAAGCCAGCGCCATTATTGATGGACAAAAGCTATTCTTATTAGGGAATGAGTTTGGCAGGATGGTGAGCCTCGGGATGGAAGGGAAGCATCTGAAGATTGTCATCCAGACGAAACGATCTGCGACAGAAGAGTGGATACAAGTGGCCATTTCCATGATAAAAGGACTAGAAAAAGTAAAAAAAGAAAGCGTAAATGCTTCCTCATAGGTTTGAGTTTGTGAAGAAACGTCTATATAAATACTGGGGGAATTTACTATCAGAAAAAAACTTTTCCAACATGTATATAACTCCCTGAGTGTAAGATACTAACTTCAACGAATGGTGAATTCTTCAAAAGCAGGACATATTGATCAATTCCACCAATTTAACTCATCTCTTTTTATCATCGGATGAAGGAGGCAACCTAAGAAATGAAAGCAACTGGTATTGTACGTCGTATTGATGACCTCGGTCGCGTTGTAATTCCTAAAGAAATAAGAAGAACCCTGCGTATTCGCGAGGGTGACCCGCTTGAGATTTTTGTCGATCGAGACGGAGAGGTTATCTTAAAGAAATACTCTCCAATTAGTGAGCTTAGCGATTTCGCTAAGGAATATGCCGAAGCTCTCTATGATAGCCTGGGACACCCGGTGTTAATCTGTGATCGCGATACGTTTATTGCTGTCGCTGGAAGTTCTAAAAAGGAATATCTGAACAAAAGCATCAGCGAAGTTGTGGAGAAATCCATGGAAGATCGCAATTCAGTGTTAAAAACGGATGAACAGCAGCTGGCAATTGTCGACGGGCACGTAGAACCACTTTCCTCTTATACCATTGGACCTATCGTGGCAAACGGAGATCCAATTGGGGCAGTGGTAATCATGTCCAAAGATAAGTCGCTTGGAGAAGTGGAACAAAAAGCTGTTGAAACAGCTGCAGGCTTCCTTGCGAGACAGATGGAGCAATAATATTTAGGTGGGAGCAGCAGACAAGCGTGTCTGTTGCTTCTTTTCTTTTGTCTCTAAAGCTTGCTGATATGCTATAATTATACAATTGTACGAATACCTTTAAGGCGGGCTTTTTTATGAATGATTTATCATCACACTCCTATCAAAAGGTCTGGAAAGGCGCCATGATCCTCACTGTTGCAGGGATCATCATCAAAATCCTCAGTGCAGCATATCGCGTTCCTTTTCAAAATATCGTAGGAGATGTTGGCTTTTATATTTATCAGCAGGTATATCCCTTTTACGGGGTTGCTATCATTTTATCTACATATGGCTTTCCGGTTGTCATTTCTAAAATCATTGCAGAACACCCTGAGAACACAAGAGAACAAGCGGCACGTAAAATACGCTGGGTGTCCTTTTGTTTCTTGACGCTGTTGGGTTTGAGCTTTTTTCTGTTGCTGTACCTTGGTGCGCCCCACTTAGCAGCTTTTATGGGAGATTTGGAACTCTCTGTATTAATTAAAATTGTCTCCTTCTCCTTTTTGCTGTTGCCTTTGGTGTCTGTGTGGAGGGGAAGCTTTCAGGGACTCGGGGAGATGACGCCGACAGCCGTTTCGCAAGTCAGTGAACAGGTAATTAGAGTAGGGACTATCCTGGTTCTATCCTATCTGCTCATGAATGCTGGATTTTCCCTTTATGAAGTAGGTGCAGGGGCCATATTCGGGTCAGTCATCGGCGGAATTGCTGCGGTCCTGATACTGTTGGCCTTTTATCAAAAAAGGAAAAGAGAGCAGAAACACACGGTTGCACCTTCAAACATGCTTCCGTCTTCGAAGTCTATTGTAAAGGTCCTTATGCTTCAAGGCTTTACCATCTGCATCAGCTCGCTGTTGCTGGTCCTTTTTCAGATGGTGGACGCGTTTACGATTTATGCGGGGCTGTTGGATTCAGGTGTTGATGCGCAGAGTGCCAAAGGACTCAAAGGGGTCTATGACAGGGGACAGCCGCTTATACAGCTTGGAACGGTGGTGGCGACGGCATTCTCGCTATCGCTTGTCCCATACATTATTCTCTCTAAGGACAAGGAAGAGGCAGTGAAAGAGAAGATCAGTCTCTCGATCCGTGTCAGCATTGGAGTGGGAGCAGGAGCGGCTGTGGGACTTGCCTGGCTTATTAAACCAGTGAATGTGATGCTTTTTTCCAATGAAAATGGCTACCATGTTCTATTGGTACTTGGTTTGTCGATTCTCTTTTGCAGTATTGCCCTGACGGCAGCTGCTATCTTGCAGGGACTTGGCAATCCGTATCTTCCGGCTCTTTTTGTAGGTATCGGGATCGGCTTTAAATATTTGCTGAATGTCCTGTTGATCCCGGTCCATTCCACAATGGGAGCGGCGGTCAGTACTTTGGTGGCGTTCAGTTCGGTCGCCGTCATGATGGTCCTTGCGTTAAAAAAGAAGACAGGCACTTCTATTTTTGAGAGAATGCCAACCGTCCCCTTGCTTGTGAGCATCGGAATGATGTCTGCCGTTTTGGCAGTCTATCTGCTTCTTACAGATGCACTGATAGGCGACAGCCGTACCCTTGCCACCTTCCAAAGCATAGTGGGAGTGGTGATTGGCGGACTCACCTACCTATTAATTTTAATTAAAAATCATTTTTTCACAAAAGAAGAACTTATGCTTCTCCCTTTAGGAAAAAAGCTGGTGAAGCTTTTAAAATAATAATAAAGTTGGTGTCCATATATGAATATGATAAAGGTTCTGGGACTTGGTGCAGGTGACCTTGAACAGCTTCCGATGGGAGTGTACAAGCAATTAATGAAGGCGGAACATCTTTTCCTTCGAACGAAAGAGCATCCTGTTATTGAAGAGCTTGAAATGGAAGGGCTGGCCTACGAGTCGTTTGATGCCATTTATGAACAGGAAGGTACATTTGGCACGGTATATGAAAGAATAGCAGACGAACTGATAGAACGTAGTGCGCAAACAGAAATTGTATACGCCGTTCCGGGACATCCGCTTGTGGCGGAGAAGACCGTGCAGATCTTGTTGGAAAAAGAAAGGGAAGGCGTGATTAAGCTCGATATCAAAGGCGGACAAAGCTTCCTTGACCCAATGTTTACAGCAGTAGGACTTGATCCAATCGACGGCTTTCAGTTCCATGATGCCACTGCCCTCGTAAAAGAAGCGATTGAGCCAACCCAGGCGATGATCTTCTGCCAGGTATATGATGCCTTCATTGCATCAGAAGTGAAGCTCACCCTGATGGAGATATTGCCTGATGACTATCCGGTTACCATTGTAACGGCAGCGGGATCTTCCATGGAACAGATAACAGAGGTGCCATTGTACGAGCTTGACAGGGTGGCAGAAATCAATAACCTGACAAGTGTTTATGTACCAGCAGTGAAAGAGGAAGAGGTTCTTTATAAACAATTCTCTTCTTTTAGAAAAACCATTGCGACTTTAAGAGGTCCTGGTGGCTGTCCATGGGATCAGAAACAAACGCATGAGTCCTTGAAAAAATACTTGATCGAAGAAGCGTATGAATTGCTTGATG
Proteins encoded in this region:
- the spoVT gene encoding stage V sporulation protein T → MKATGIVRRIDDLGRVVIPKEIRRTLRIREGDPLEIFVDRDGEVILKKYSPISELSDFAKEYAEALYDSLGHPVLICDRDTFIAVAGSSKKEYLNKSISEVVEKSMEDRNSVLKTDEQQLAIVDGHVEPLSSYTIGPIVANGDPIGAVVIMSKDKSLGEVEQKAVETAAGFLARQMEQ
- a CDS encoding putative polysaccharide biosynthesis protein, with the protein product MNDLSSHSYQKVWKGAMILTVAGIIIKILSAAYRVPFQNIVGDVGFYIYQQVYPFYGVAIILSTYGFPVVISKIIAEHPENTREQAARKIRWVSFCFLTLLGLSFFLLLYLGAPHLAAFMGDLELSVLIKIVSFSFLLLPLVSVWRGSFQGLGEMTPTAVSQVSEQVIRVGTILVLSYLLMNAGFSLYEVGAGAIFGSVIGGIAAVLILLAFYQKRKREQKHTVAPSNMLPSSKSIVKVLMLQGFTICISSLLLVLFQMVDAFTIYAGLLDSGVDAQSAKGLKGVYDRGQPLIQLGTVVATAFSLSLVPYIILSKDKEEAVKEKISLSIRVSIGVGAGAAVGLAWLIKPVNVMLFSNENGYHVLLVLGLSILFCSIALTAAAILQGLGNPYLPALFVGIGIGFKYLLNVLLIPVHSTMGAAVSTLVAFSSVAVMMVLALKKKTGTSIFERMPTVPLLVSIGMMSAVLAVYLLLTDALIGDSRTLATFQSIVGVVIGGLTYLLILIKNHFFTKEELMLLPLGKKLVKLLK
- the yabN gene encoding bifunctional methyltransferase/pyrophosphohydrolase YabN, with the translated sequence MNMIKVLGLGAGDLEQLPMGVYKQLMKAEHLFLRTKEHPVIEELEMEGLAYESFDAIYEQEGTFGTVYERIADELIERSAQTEIVYAVPGHPLVAEKTVQILLEKEREGVIKLDIKGGQSFLDPMFTAVGLDPIDGFQFHDATALVKEAIEPTQAMIFCQVYDAFIASEVKLTLMEILPDDYPVTIVTAAGSSMEQITEVPLYELDRVAEINNLTSVYVPAVKEEEVLYKQFSSFRKTIATLRGPGGCPWDQKQTHESLKKYLIEEAYELLDAIDEEDTDGIIEELGDVLLQVLLHAQIGEDEGYFSIEDVIEEINEKMIRRHPHVFADTSVEDADDVITNWEAIKAEEKGERAEQSILDSVAKGLPNLTKAFQYQKKAGKVGFDWDDVAPMWDKVNEEIGELQEELAKDSSSVLVAAEFGDVLFALVNIARYYKIDPEEAVALTNRKFYRRFTFIEKKVKELGHSFENLSLEQLDAIWEEAKKNGL